One genomic window of Phaenicophaeus curvirostris isolate KB17595 chromosome 21, BPBGC_Pcur_1.0, whole genome shotgun sequence includes the following:
- the NSRP1 gene encoding nuclear speckle splicing regulatory protein 1, giving the protein MAALGKQYGLIMPKKLPQKNLISKKLSVFADESDEEPTVGESLQKEALKKQAMKQTKLEIQKALEEDATVYEYDSIYDEMQKKKKESNASVLSGKDDKKPRYIQNILKAAEIRKKEQERRMERKIQKEREMEGGEFAHKEAFVTSAYKKKLQERAEEEERERRAAALEAYLDVTKQRDLSGFYRHLLNQTVGEEEMPECSFREARIKEEKPDSYDESNQRNKSPYEKQRPKPSVKKENNPDADTDIGTDSSDDDKRHKSSKVSLKTKKRRERSVSSEEEAKHHKSQRHSRSPSSSSVEEESRSKAQRSHLTKRGESRPSRRGNDEQCREKDYERSRTHEKDHQREKEERHRYGDHSSKDNYRRREEQDDRQRGKERKEREGHGREWRKTKEKEERGSEKEREKERIRNGRDRYNDREKERREKSREKEDHGKEKREKHGNDEKKHTERRDSTPTLVEKVRETDMEKERKGKEREVDEKARSSSEVLSEQKRKAGEEGEKEEKDQVQKPPEGMNKFAKRSNEETVMSARDRYLARQMARVSAKSYIEKEED; this is encoded by the exons ATGGCGGCGCTGGGCAAGCA ATATGGGCTCATTATGCCCAAGAAATTGccacagaaaaatctcatttcaaaGAAGCTCTCGGTGTTTGCAGACGAGTCCGATGAAGAG CCAACTGTGGGTGAAAGTCTTCAGAAAGAAGCACTGAAAAAGCAAGCAATGAAACAG acTAAATTAGAGATTCAAAAGGCTTTGGAAGAAGACGCTACCGTGTACGAATATGACAGTATTTATGATGAAatgcagaagaagaagaaagaaagcaacGCCAGTGTGTTATCtggaaaagatgacaaaaag CCCAGATACATCCAAAATATCCTCAAAGCTGCTGAGATTAGAAAAAAGGAGCAGGAaagaagaatggaaagaaaaattcagaaagagCGTGAAATGGAAGGAGGAGAGTTTGCTCACAAAGAGGCGTTTGTGACTTCAGCCTATAAGAAGAAGCTGCAAGaaagggcagaggaggaggaaagagaaagaagagcgGCAGCTCTTGAGG ctTACCTTGATGTTACCAAACAGAGGGATCTCAGTGGATTTTACAGACATCTTTTAAACCAGACTGTAGGGGAAGAAGAAATGCCTGAATGCAGCTTCCGTGAAGCCAG gataaaggaagaaaaacctgaCAGTTATGATGAATCCAACCAAAGGAACAAAAGCCCATATGAAAAGCAAAGACCAAAACCCTCTGTTAAGAAGGAGAATAACCCAGATGCTGATACTGACATAGGAACCGATAGTAGCGATGATGATAAGAGACACAAAAGTAGTAAAGTAAGTTTGAAAAcgaagaaaaggagagagcgCTCTGTGAGCAGTGAAGAAGAGGCTAAACATCATAAGAGCCAGAGGCATTCGAGGTCACCAAGCTCATCCAGTGTGGAGGAAGAGTCACGTTCAAAAGCCCAAAGAAGTCATCTTAcaaagagaggagagagcagACCAAGCAGAAGGGGAAATGATGAACAGTGCAGGGAGAAAGACTATGAAAGAAGCAGAACCCACGAAAAGGATCaccaaagggaaaaggaggagcgACATAGATATGGGGATCACTCTAGTAAAGATAACTACAGAAGGAGGGAAGAGCAAGATGATAGAcaaagggggaaggaaagaaaagagagggagggacaTGGCAGAGAATGGAGGaagacaaaggagaaagaagagagaggctCAGAAAAGGAAcgagagaaagaaagaataagaaatggTAGAGATAGATATAATgacagagaaaaggagagaagagagaaatctagagaaaaggaagatcatgggaaggaaaagagagagaaacatggaaatgatgaaaagaaacacacagaGAGGAGGGACAGTACTCCTACATTAGTAGAAAAAGTTAGAGAAACTGAtatggaaaaagagagaaagggaaaagagagagaggtggATGAGAAGGCAAGATCCAGCTCTGAAGTTTTGTCAGAGCAGAAACgtaaagctggtgaagaaggggagaaagaggagaaagatcAAGTACAGAAACCACCTGAGGGCATGAACAAATTTGCCAAACGCAGCAATGAAGAGACAGTCATGTCGGCACGGGACCGCTATTTGGCAAGGCAAATGGCACGCGTCAGTGCTAAATCCTACATTGAGAAGGAAGAAGATTAA
- the SLC6A4 gene encoding sodium-dependent serotonin transporter yields the protein MEKKATSNETEPLTSKKDVSDCNEEDCKENGLLMRNPKSALRLVEDGNKVNASQGDKGEAAQISNGYSGVQSSVPCNGMGEAEDAQCTAPAATTTTTTTTSTTCGAEGQQQLMELEDRETWSKKIDFLLSVIGYAVDLGNVWRFPYICYQNGGGAFLIPYTIMAIFGGIPLFYMELALGQYHRNGCISIWRKICPIFKGIGFAICIIDLYVASYYNTIMAWAFYYLVSSFTAELPWTSCTNPWNTGNCTNYFSKDNVSWSLHSISPAEEFYTRQVLQVHRSNGLDDLGGISWQLTLCLLLIFTIVYFSIWKGVKTSGKVVWVTATFPYIILFILLVRGATLPGAWRGVLYYLKPDWQKLLATEVWVDAAAQIFFSLGPGFGVLLAYASYNKFHNNCYQDALVTSTVNCATSFVSGFVIFTVLGYMAEMRKEDVSEVAKDTGPSLLFITYAEAIANMPASTFFAIIFFLMLLTLGLDSTFAGLEGVITGVLDEFPHVWSKRRELFVLGLTIVCFLGSLATLTFGGAYVVKLFEEYATGPAVLTVVFLEAVAVAWFYGITQFCNDVKEMLGFTPGWYWRVCWVAISPIFLLFVTCSFLSNPPELRLFGYNYPYWTTVVGYCIGTSSVICIPIYMVYRLIITPGTLKERILKSITPETATEIPFGDIRMNAV from the exons atggaaaaaaaggcaacaagCAATGAGACTGAGCCACTGACTTCTAAGAAAGATGTCTCAGACTGTAACGAAGAAGACTGTAAAGAGAATGGACTTCTGATGAGGAACCCTAAGTCTGCCCTACGGCTAGTGGAGGATGGCAATAAAGTGAATGCCAGCCAGGGAGATAAAGGGGAGGCAGCTCAGATCTCCAATGGTTATTCAGGGGTTCAGAGCTCCGTTCCCTGCAATGGAATGGGAGAGGCGGAAGATGCCCAGTGCACTGCCCCAGcggccaccaccaccactacAACCACCACTTCAACCACCTGCGGAGCagaaggccagcagcagctgatggagCTAGAAGATAGAGAGACCTGGAGTAAAAAAATTGACTTTCTCCTCTCTGTCATTGGATATGCAGTGGATCTGGGAAATGTATGGAGATTTCCTTATATATGCTACCAAAATGGAGGAG GAGCATTCCTCATTCCTTACACAATCATGGCCATCTTTGGAGGGATTCCTCTCTTCTACATGGAACTTGCACTAGGACAGTACCACAGGAATGGGTGTATTTCAATCTGGAGAAAAATCTGCCCTATATTCAAAG GAATTGGCTTTGCCATCTGTATAATAGATCTTTACGTAGCCTCCTACTACAACACCATTATGGCTTGGGCCTTTTACTACCTCGTATCCTCCTTCACGGCAGAGCTGCCGTGGACTAGCTGCACGAATCCTTGGAACACAGGCAACTGCACCAACTACTTCAGCAAGGACAATGTCAGCTGGTCCCTGCACTCCATCTCTCCCGCAGAAGAATTTTATAC ccGCCAAGTTCTACAGGTGCACAGGTCCAATGGGCTGGATGACCTGGGGGGCATTAGCTGGCAACTGACCCTCTGTTTATTGTTAATCTTTACCATTGTCTACTTCAGCATCTGGAAAGGGGTCAAAACATCTGGCAAG GTGGTGTGGGTGACTGCCACGTTCCCTTACATCATACTCTTCATCCTGCTAGTGAGAGGTGCAACCTTGCCTGGAGCTTGGAGAGGTGTCCTCTACTACTTGAAACCTGACTGGCAGAAACTCCTGGCTACTGAG GTTTGGGTGGATGCAGCAGCTcagattttcttctcccttggtccaggttttggggtcctaTTGGCCTATGCCAGCTACAACAAATTCCATAACAACTGCTACCA AGATGCTCTGGTTACCAGTACCGTGAACTGCGCGACTAGCTTTGTGTCTGGGTTTGTCATTTTTACTGTGCTGGGATACATGGCTGAGATGAGGAAGGAAGACGTATCAGAGGTTGCCAAAGATACTG GACCCAGCCTTCTCTTCATTACGTACGCTGAGGCCATTGCTAACATGCCTGCTTCCACTTTCTTTGCCATcatctttttcctgatgttacTCACACTGGGATTAGACAGCACG TTTGCAGGACTAGAGGGAGTGATCACTGGAGTACTGGATGAATTCCCGCACGTCTGGAGCAAACGCAGGGAATTGTTTGTCCTTGGTCTGACCATCGTTTGCTTTTTGGGGTCATTAGCAACCTTGACATTT GGAGGCGCATATGTGGTAAAGCTGTTTGAAGAATACGCCACTGGTCCAGCTGTCCTAACCGTCGTGTTCCTGGAGGCGGTTGCTGTGGCCTGGTTCTACG GCATCACCCAGTTTTGCAACGATGTGAAAGAAATGCTGGGCTTCACCCCAGGCTGGTACTGGCGAGTGTGCTGGGTGGCAATCAGTCCCATCTTCCTTTTG tttgtCACTTGCAGCTTTCTGTCCAATCCTCCTGAGCTACGGCTTTTTGGTTACAATTATCCCTACTGGACCACAGTGGTGGGTTATTGCATAGGAACCTCTTCTGTCATCTGTATACCAATCTACATGGTTTACCGGTTGATCATCACTCCAGGAACACTTAAGGAG CGTATTCTGAAAAGCATTACTCcagaaacagcaacagaaattcCTTTTGGAGACATCCGCATGAATGCAGTATAA